The following are encoded together in the Peromyscus leucopus breed LL Stock chromosome 1, UCI_PerLeu_2.1, whole genome shotgun sequence genome:
- the Pth gene encoding LOW QUALITY PROTEIN: parathyroid hormone (The sequence of the model RefSeq protein was modified relative to this genomic sequence to represent the inferred CDS: deleted 2 bases in 1 codon) — MRVCDCSGPMVEIQRTGSDIILYNKIPLGERKACIRNADLRSCSPVHPLSRSRQLNTASVGGCPGGSSLKSLYVKMMSEKAMAKVMIIMLAVCLLTQTDGKPVKKRAVSEIQLMHNLGKHLASMERMQWLRKKLQDVHNFVSLGVQMAAREGGYQRPTKKEENVLVDGNPKSLGEGDKADVDVLVKAKPQ, encoded by the exons ATGAGGGTATGTGACTGCTCTGGTCCTATGGTTGAGATCCAAAGAACTGGGAGTGACATCATCTTGTACAATAAAAT TCCTCTTGGTGAGCGAAAGGCCTGCATAAGAAATGCAGATTTGAGGAGCTGCAGTCCAGTTCATCCACTGTCTCGTTCACGCCAGCTTAACACAGCATCagttggtggctgtcctggaggaTCTTCTCTGAAGTCATTGTATG TAAAGATGATGTCTGAAAAAGCCATGGCTAAAGTAATGATCATCATGCTGGCAGTTTGTCTTCTCACTCAAACAGATGGGAAACCTGTTAA GAAGAGAGCTGTCAGTGAAATACAGCTTATGCACAACCTGGGCAAACACCTGGCCTCTATGGAGAGGATGCAATGGCTGAGAAAGAAGCTGCAAGATGTACACAATTTTGTTAGCCTTGGAGTTCAAATGGCGGCCAGAGAGGGTGGTTACCAGAGGCCTACCAAGAAGGAGGAAAATGTCCTTGTTGATGGCAATCCAAAAAGTCTCGGAGAGGGAGACAAAGCTGATGTGGATGTATTGGTTAAGGCTAAACCTCAGTAA